A region of Rhodospirillales bacterium DNA encodes the following proteins:
- a CDS encoding indolepyruvate ferredoxin oxidoreductase family protein has product MNAPAKIDGQQLLDNYTLEDRYVRERGRVYMTGVQALVRLPMMQRQRDLAAGLNTGGFISGYRGSPLGMYDHALWGAKKHLKANNIHFQPGLNEDLAATAVWGTQQTTLFAEATVDGVFAIWYGKGPGVDRSMDPIKHGNAAGTAKHGGVIVLAGDDHGCQSSTLPHQSEQVFQAAMVPVLNPATVQEYVDFGLLGFAMSRYSGCWIGFKAISETVESGASVDIDPDRVKVVIPPDFEMPEGGLNIRNPDPPMEQEKRLHLYKLDAVKAFVRANGIDRRVFDPPKARVGIMTTGKAYLDTRQALEDLGIDEDKALQLGIRLYKVGMTWPLEPVGARAFADGLEEVIVVEEKREILEDQLVKLLYNMPADRRPAIIGKYDETGRRVQPTEGELTPTGVARLVAERLMKHGGDSPEMRQRLARIEGKEKLLQAPPPKTVRTPFFCSGCPHNTSTRVPDGSRAMAGIGCHGMAMLMPHRRTSLISHMGGEGVAWVGQAPFTSEKHVFQNLGDGTYHHSGLMAIRAASAAGVNITYKILFNDAVAMTGGQPHDGPLTVPQITRQVSAEGAKRVVVVTDEPDKYPMGSDFAPGVTIRHRDDLDQIQKELREVEGLTVLVYDQTCAAEKRRRRKRGTFPDPQKRAFINDAVCEGCGDCSEQSNCVSVRPLETELGRKRQIDQSNCNKDFSCVKGFCPSFVTVHGGRLKRNRKAGADAVAADPFAALPMPAIRPLSEPYGILVTGIGGTGVITVGALIAMAAHLEGKGCTSLDFTGLAQKNGAVMSHIRLAPTPEDIHAVRIAAGGAHLVLGCDMVVAASPAALSRLEQGVTRAVINGHVAPTASFVIDNDIDFGAQVMMRSIREATGRDGATFIDATGIATAILGDSIATNLFMVGYAWQKGLIPLSLQALRRAIELNGVAVDTNIRTFNWGRLAAHDMAAVEAVARPQMREETPPTPGFDEIVATRVAALTAYQDAAYAARYKTFVDKVAAAEADKARGRTGLAEAVAKSLHKLMAYKDEYEVARLYTDGGFERKLRQQFEGDFKLKFNLAPPLIADRDPVTGELKKGEYGPWVFTAFRFLARLKRLRGTAFDVFGRTEERRTERRLIGEYMATIESVVAALTRANHALAVQIAALPEQIRGFGHVKERNLAKVREREANLLATFRRPDAPAAMAAE; this is encoded by the coding sequence ATGAACGCCCCTGCCAAGATCGACGGCCAGCAGCTTCTCGACAACTACACGTTGGAGGACCGCTACGTGCGCGAGCGCGGGCGGGTCTACATGACCGGCGTGCAGGCGCTGGTGCGCCTGCCGATGATGCAGCGCCAGCGCGACCTCGCGGCGGGCCTGAACACCGGCGGCTTCATCTCGGGCTACCGTGGTTCGCCGCTGGGCATGTACGACCACGCGCTGTGGGGCGCCAAGAAGCACCTCAAGGCCAACAACATCCACTTCCAGCCCGGCCTCAACGAGGACCTCGCGGCGACCGCCGTGTGGGGCACGCAGCAGACGACGTTGTTCGCCGAGGCGACCGTCGATGGCGTATTCGCCATCTGGTACGGCAAGGGCCCCGGCGTCGACCGCTCGATGGACCCGATCAAGCACGGCAACGCCGCCGGCACCGCCAAACATGGTGGCGTGATCGTGCTGGCCGGCGACGACCACGGCTGCCAGTCCTCGACCCTGCCGCACCAGTCCGAGCAGGTGTTCCAGGCCGCGATGGTGCCGGTGCTCAACCCGGCGACCGTGCAGGAATACGTCGATTTCGGCCTGCTCGGCTTCGCCATGTCGCGCTACTCCGGCTGCTGGATCGGTTTCAAGGCGATCTCCGAGACGGTCGAGAGCGGCGCGTCGGTCGACATCGACCCCGATCGCGTCAAGGTCGTGATCCCGCCGGATTTCGAGATGCCGGAGGGCGGCCTCAACATCCGCAATCCCGATCCGCCGATGGAGCAGGAGAAGCGCCTGCACCTCTACAAGCTGGACGCGGTCAAGGCGTTCGTGCGCGCCAACGGCATCGACCGGCGCGTGTTCGACCCGCCGAAGGCGCGGGTCGGCATCATGACCACGGGCAAGGCCTATCTCGACACGCGCCAGGCGCTCGAGGATCTCGGCATCGACGAGGACAAGGCGCTGCAGCTCGGCATCCGGCTCTACAAGGTCGGCATGACGTGGCCGCTCGAGCCGGTCGGCGCGCGCGCCTTCGCCGACGGCCTCGAGGAGGTGATCGTCGTCGAGGAGAAGCGCGAGATCCTCGAGGACCAGCTGGTCAAGCTGCTCTACAACATGCCGGCCGACCGCCGGCCCGCGATCATCGGCAAATACGACGAGACCGGCCGGCGCGTGCAGCCGACCGAGGGTGAACTAACGCCGACCGGCGTGGCGCGCCTCGTCGCCGAGCGTCTGATGAAGCACGGCGGCGACAGCCCGGAGATGCGCCAGCGCCTGGCCCGCATCGAGGGCAAGGAGAAGCTGCTGCAGGCGCCGCCGCCGAAGACCGTGCGCACGCCGTTCTTCTGCTCCGGCTGTCCGCACAACACCTCGACCCGCGTGCCGGACGGCAGCCGCGCCATGGCCGGCATCGGCTGCCACGGCATGGCGATGCTGATGCCGCACCGCCGCACGTCGCTGATCTCGCACATGGGCGGCGAGGGCGTGGCCTGGGTCGGACAGGCGCCGTTCACCAGCGAGAAGCACGTCTTCCAGAACCTCGGGGACGGCACCTACCACCACTCCGGCCTGATGGCGATCCGCGCCGCGTCGGCGGCGGGCGTCAACATCACCTACAAGATCCTGTTCAACGACGCCGTCGCCATGACCGGCGGGCAGCCGCACGACGGGCCGCTGACCGTGCCGCAGATCACGCGCCAGGTCTCGGCCGAGGGCGCCAAGCGCGTCGTCGTCGTCACCGACGAGCCGGACAAGTATCCGATGGGCAGCGACTTCGCGCCCGGCGTCACGATCCGCCACCGCGACGACCTCGACCAGATCCAGAAGGAGCTGCGCGAGGTCGAGGGCCTGACCGTGCTGGTCTACGACCAGACCTGCGCCGCCGAGAAGCGCCGCCGCCGCAAGCGCGGCACCTTCCCCGATCCGCAGAAGCGCGCCTTCATCAACGACGCGGTGTGCGAGGGCTGCGGCGACTGCTCGGAGCAGTCCAACTGCGTGTCGGTGCGGCCGCTGGAGACCGAGCTCGGCCGCAAGCGCCAAATCGACCAGTCCAACTGCAACAAGGACTTCTCCTGTGTGAAGGGCTTCTGCCCGAGCTTCGTGACGGTCCATGGCGGCCGCCTCAAGCGCAACCGCAAGGCCGGCGCCGACGCGGTCGCGGCCGATCCGTTCGCGGCCCTGCCGATGCCGGCGATCAGGCCGCTGTCGGAGCCCTACGGCATCCTCGTCACCGGCATCGGCGGCACCGGCGTCATCACCGTCGGCGCGCTGATCGCGATGGCTGCGCATCTCGAGGGCAAGGGCTGCACCTCGCTCGACTTCACCGGCCTCGCCCAGAAGAACGGCGCGGTGATGAGCCACATCCGCCTGGCGCCGACGCCGGAGGACATCCACGCCGTGCGCATCGCCGCCGGCGGCGCGCATCTGGTGCTGGGCTGCGACATGGTCGTGGCGGCCTCGCCGGCGGCGCTGTCGCGCCTCGAGCAGGGCGTCACCCGCGCGGTGATCAACGGCCACGTGGCGCCGACGGCCTCGTTCGTGATCGACAACGACATCGATTTCGGCGCCCAGGTGATGATGCGCTCGATCCGCGAGGCCACCGGCCGCGACGGCGCGACCTTCATCGACGCCACCGGCATCGCCACCGCGATCCTCGGCGACTCGATCGCCACCAACCTGTTCATGGTCGGCTACGCCTGGCAGAAGGGCCTGATCCCGCTCTCGCTGCAGGCGCTGCGCCGCGCCATCGAGCTCAACGGCGTGGCGGTCGACACCAACATCCGCACCTTCAACTGGGGCAGGCTGGCGGCCCACGACATGGCCGCCGTCGAAGCGGTCGCGCGTCCGCAGATGCGCGAGGAGACGCCGCCGACGCCGGGCTTCGACGAGATCGTCGCCACCCGCGTGGCCGCGCTCACCGCCTACCAGGACGCCGCCTACGCCGCCCGCTACAAGACCTTCGTCGACAAGGTCGCGGCCGCCGAGGCGGACAAGGCGCGCGGCCGCACGGGCCTCGCCGAGGCGGTGGCGAAGTCGCTGCACAAGCTGATGGCCTACAAGGACGAGTACGAGGTCGCCCGCCTCTACACCGACGGCGGCTTCGAGAGGAAGCTGCGGCAGCAGTTCGAGGGCGACTTCAAGCTCAAGTTCAACCTGGCGCCGCCGCTGATCGCCGACCGCGATCCGGTCACCGGCGAGCTGAAAAAGGGCGAGTACGGGCCGTGGGTGTTCACCGCGTTCCGCTTCCTCGCCCGGCTCAAGCGCCTGCGCGGCACCGCGTTCGACGTGTTCGGCCGCACCGAGGAGCGGCGCACCGAACGCCGCCTGATCGGCGAGTACATGGCGACGATCGAGAGCGTGGTCGCGGCGCTCACGCGGGCGAACCACGCCTTGGCCGTCCAGATCGCCGCGCTGCCCGAGCAGATCCGCGGCTTCGGCCACGTCAAGGAGCGCAACCTCGCAAAGGTCCGCGAGCGCGAGGCCAATCTGCTAGCGACGTTCCGCCGGCCCGACGCGCCGGCGGCGATGGCGGCGGAATAG
- a CDS encoding NAD(P)-dependent oxidoreductase, which yields MTTATLGFIGLGTMGEPMCRNLATKSGHRTVASDIAPEPLARLADAGVADAGSIAGVAAAADIVFLSLPGGRQLEAVCRGDGGLLALGRAGQTVVDLGTSPVPLTRELAAAFGARGVAYADAPVARTREAAIAGTLSIMVGCPDPVFARVEPLLRTMASEVSHCGEVGAGQIAKIMNNMVLAQTVVALAEALGIARAAGMDAGRLFGTLTKGSADSFALRNHGMKAMLPGVYPERAFSAEYMLKDVAYALDLARASGFAAEGAETARRWLENAIADGDGAKYWPVLAEAMRRRAEAAPAKG from the coding sequence ATGACCACGGCGACACTCGGATTCATCGGACTTGGCACCATGGGCGAGCCGATGTGCCGCAACCTCGCGACCAAGTCCGGCCACCGGACGGTGGCGAGCGACATCGCGCCGGAGCCGTTGGCGCGGCTCGCCGACGCCGGCGTGGCCGATGCCGGCTCCATCGCCGGCGTCGCGGCCGCCGCCGACATCGTGTTCCTGTCGTTGCCCGGCGGCCGGCAGCTCGAAGCGGTGTGCCGTGGGGACGGCGGTCTGCTGGCGCTTGGGCGCGCCGGCCAGACCGTCGTCGATCTCGGGACGTCGCCGGTGCCGCTGACGCGGGAGCTCGCCGCCGCCTTCGGCGCGAGGGGCGTCGCCTACGCCGACGCGCCGGTCGCGCGCACGCGCGAGGCGGCGATCGCCGGCACGCTCAGCATCATGGTCGGCTGCCCGGATCCGGTGTTCGCGCGCGTCGAGCCGCTGCTGCGCACCATGGCCAGCGAGGTCAGCCACTGCGGCGAGGTCGGCGCCGGACAGATCGCCAAGATCATGAACAACATGGTGCTTGCGCAGACCGTCGTGGCGCTGGCCGAGGCGCTGGGCATCGCGCGCGCCGCCGGCATGGATGCCGGCCGCCTGTTCGGGACGCTGACCAAGGGTTCGGCCGACAGCTTCGCGCTGCGCAACCACGGCATGAAGGCGATGCTGCCCGGCGTTTATCCGGAGCGCGCGTTCTCGGCCGAATACATGCTGAAGGACGTGGCCTACGCGCTCGACCTGGCGCGCGCGTCGGGCTTCGCGGCCGAGGGCGCCGAGACCGCGCGGCGCTGGCTGGAGAACGCCATCGCCGACGGCGACGGCGCCAAATACTGGCCGGTGCTCGCCGAGGCGATGCGCCGGCGCGCCGAGGCGGCGCCGGCCAAGGGCTGA
- a CDS encoding MFS transporter, with product MWFDRYGPRRVVATMSLLAIAGAILLSRASDATSLIAARGLVGLGCAASFMSAVLLCSRWFPGARYTTVLSWVFAASNIGTLGAATPLAWASATIGWRGAFLALAGVTVVIAAAFLLVVRDYPPGKAPPRPARPETFREVVDGLLAVWRTPGLVPVLAMHTFAYAAMVTVLGVWAGPYLHDVHGLDAVGRGNVMLAMGAAQIVGLLVCGPMDRILDSRKKVVLIGAGLAVSTLAALGAIAGPSFHLAVFLMIALPFVSSYSIAIVAQGRALFPDALAGRGVTTVNMAQVIGSAALPAATGYILGGLSSGAGAAPETAYRVVFGFVAASLASGLLVYLRSRDSRPSKL from the coding sequence ATGTGGTTCGACCGCTACGGACCGCGCCGCGTCGTGGCCACGATGTCGCTGCTGGCGATCGCCGGCGCGATCCTGCTGTCGCGGGCCAGCGACGCCACGTCGCTGATCGCCGCCCGCGGGCTGGTCGGGCTGGGATGCGCCGCCAGCTTCATGTCGGCGGTGCTGCTGTGCTCGCGCTGGTTCCCCGGCGCGCGCTACACCACGGTGCTGAGCTGGGTGTTCGCGGCCAGCAACATCGGCACGCTGGGCGCCGCGACGCCGCTGGCCTGGGCGAGCGCGACGATCGGCTGGCGCGGCGCCTTCCTCGCGCTGGCAGGGGTCACGGTCGTCATCGCGGCGGCGTTCCTCCTGGTCGTGCGCGACTACCCGCCCGGCAAGGCGCCGCCGCGGCCGGCGCGGCCGGAGACCTTCCGCGAGGTCGTCGACGGGCTGCTGGCGGTGTGGCGGACGCCGGGGCTGGTCCCGGTGCTTGCGATGCACACCTTCGCCTACGCCGCGATGGTGACCGTGCTGGGCGTCTGGGCCGGGCCGTACCTGCACGACGTCCACGGGCTCGACGCGGTCGGCCGCGGCAACGTCATGCTGGCGATGGGCGCGGCGCAGATCGTCGGCCTGCTGGTCTGCGGCCCGATGGACCGCATCCTCGATTCACGCAAGAAGGTCGTGTTGATCGGCGCCGGCCTGGCGGTGTCGACCCTGGCGGCGCTCGGCGCCATTGCCGGGCCGTCGTTCCATCTCGCGGTTTTCCTGATGATCGCGCTGCCGTTCGTGTCGTCGTACTCGATCGCCATCGTCGCCCAGGGCCGCGCGCTGTTTCCCGACGCGCTCGCCGGCCGTGGCGTGACCACCGTCAACATGGCGCAGGTGATCGGCTCGGCGGCGCTGCCGGCCGCGACCGGCTACATCCTCGGCGGCCTGTCGTCGGGCGCCGGGGCGGCGCCCGAGACCGCCTACCGCGTCGTGTTCGGGTTCGTCGCCGCCAGCCTCGCCAGCGGCCTGCTCGTCTATCTCCGCTCGCGCGACAGCCGGCCGTCGAAACTCTGA
- a CDS encoding 5-formyltetrahydrofolate cyclo-ligase, whose product MRATMLARRAAFAPDARASAAAALIAIWDRERPVPTRRDDGAATVMAGFWSMGDEIDVRPLLARLSAEGYAIALPVTPARGAPLTFRAWSPGAALLRGPMGTSQPGPEAAIVEPDALLVPLLAFDDDGYRLGYGGGYYDRTLAALRARRAVTAIGVGFEAQRVDAVPRGPGDGRLDWLLTERAMLAFA is encoded by the coding sequence ATGCGCGCCACGATGCTGGCGCGCCGCGCCGCGTTCGCGCCGGATGCGCGCGCCTCCGCCGCCGCCGCGTTAATTGCGATCTGGGACCGGGAGCGCCCGGTGCCGACGCGCCGCGACGACGGCGCCGCCACGGTGATGGCCGGTTTCTGGTCGATGGGCGACGAGATCGACGTCCGCCCGCTGCTCGCGCGGCTGTCGGCGGAGGGCTACGCCATCGCGTTGCCGGTGACGCCGGCGCGCGGCGCGCCGCTGACCTTCCGCGCGTGGAGTCCCGGCGCCGCACTTCTACGTGGACCGATGGGCACGTCGCAGCCCGGTCCCGAGGCCGCCATCGTCGAACCGGACGCGCTGCTCGTGCCGCTGCTGGCGTTCGACGACGACGGCTACCGGTTGGGCTACGGCGGCGGATACTACGACCGCACGCTGGCGGCGCTGCGCGCGCGCCGCGCGGTCACCGCGATCGGCGTCGGCTTCGAGGCGCAGCGCGTCGATGCCGTGCCGCGCGGGCCCGGCGACGGCCGCCTTGATTGGCTGTTGACCGAGCGCGCCATGCTCGCGTTCGCCTGA
- a CDS encoding amidohydrolase family protein has protein sequence MPDDAWVARRVETALEPELPIVDPHHHLWERSNHRYLLPDLLADTGGGHDIRATVFVEAMAMYRADGPPERRSLGETEFINGVAAMAASGVYGATRACAGIVGFADLSLGDRVAEILEAHVRVGGDRFRGIRHAAGWDASDDIRNSHTNPPKGLLGDATFRAGFARLAPLNLSFDAWLYHPQIPELTALARAFPETSIILDHLGGPLGIGPYAGKGEETFKTWKTSIMELAKCPNVTVKLGGLGMRIGVFDFQKRAEPASSEELAAGWKPWMDACIEAFGADRCMFESNFPVDKITCNYTVQWNAFKRLAAGASTAEKTALFSGTASRVYRLA, from the coding sequence ATGCCGGACGACGCCTGGGTGGCGCGGCGTGTCGAGACGGCGCTGGAGCCGGAGCTGCCGATCGTCGATCCGCACCACCACCTCTGGGAACGCTCGAACCACCGCTACCTGCTGCCCGACCTGCTGGCCGACACCGGCGGCGGCCACGACATCCGCGCCACGGTGTTCGTCGAGGCGATGGCGATGTACCGCGCCGATGGCCCGCCGGAGCGCCGTTCGCTGGGCGAGACGGAGTTCATCAACGGCGTCGCGGCGATGGCCGCCAGCGGTGTCTACGGCGCGACGCGCGCTTGCGCCGGCATCGTTGGCTTCGCCGACCTGTCGCTCGGAGACCGCGTCGCCGAGATCCTGGAGGCGCACGTACGCGTCGGCGGCGACCGCTTCCGCGGCATCCGCCACGCCGCCGGCTGGGACGCCAGCGACGACATCCGCAACAGCCACACCAATCCGCCCAAGGGGCTGCTGGGCGACGCCACCTTCCGCGCCGGCTTCGCGCGGCTGGCGCCGCTGAACCTGTCGTTCGACGCCTGGCTGTACCATCCGCAGATCCCCGAGCTCACGGCGTTGGCGCGCGCGTTCCCGGAAACCTCCATCATCCTCGACCATCTTGGCGGGCCGCTGGGCATCGGCCCCTACGCCGGGAAGGGGGAGGAGACGTTCAAGACCTGGAAGACCTCGATCATGGAGCTGGCCAAATGCCCGAACGTGACGGTCAAGCTCGGCGGGTTGGGCATGCGCATCGGAGTCTTCGATTTCCAAAAGCGCGCCGAGCCGGCGTCGTCGGAGGAGCTGGCGGCCGGCTGGAAGCCGTGGATGGACGCGTGCATCGAGGCCTTCGGCGCCGATCGCTGCATGTTCGAGAGCAACTTCCCGGTCGATAAGATCACCTGCAACTACACGGTGCAGTGGAACGCCTTCAAGCGGCTGGCCGCGGGCGCGTCGACCGCGGAGAAGACGGCGCTGTTCAGCGGCACCGCCAGCCGCGTGTACCGGCTGGCCTGA
- a CDS encoding (Fe-S)-binding protein: MTAYADQLDSVVARAASACVSCGACFEACPTAREIGMARDGAVARVGELKALAAGEAAAPELTRWLDACDGSGRCVDACPENINVRQWIAVSRMKAVSAARPEEARRAAQAKRFRSMSQAVRLLGAMQLPSETLSRVLAPVETRHAEVLFYTGCNVLRTPHIVLNVMDILDTLGVDFDVVGGPSHCCGVYQFLEADLPTYERVGHRTFERFGKSGAKQVLTWCPTCTKNFDELEADPAPPSFDLAHISEFLAASLDRLRPAFVDLPPRRAVIHEHQGIGASLESVRALMGAVPNLTVVDFPQDSGFSYACGGVAAKYKDRERAIHAAVAEGARAAGADLVVTMYHSCHRALAGAGASHPFEVVNFTDVLAEAVGKGGRADYYKQYKSGGDMAEAVAAARRFLESNGVRVDARTIGSLTADIFGETGIAAPADDFRRAMTTVAIGGG, translated from the coding sequence ATGACCGCCTACGCCGACCAGCTCGATTCCGTCGTCGCGCGCGCCGCGTCCGCGTGCGTGTCGTGCGGCGCCTGCTTCGAGGCCTGTCCGACGGCGCGAGAGATCGGCATGGCGCGCGACGGCGCGGTCGCGCGCGTCGGCGAGCTGAAGGCGCTGGCGGCCGGGGAGGCGGCGGCACCGGAGCTGACGCGCTGGCTCGACGCCTGCGACGGCAGCGGCCGCTGCGTCGACGCCTGTCCGGAGAACATCAACGTCCGGCAGTGGATCGCGGTCTCGCGGATGAAGGCGGTCTCGGCGGCGCGGCCGGAGGAGGCGCGCCGCGCCGCCCAGGCGAAGCGGTTCCGCTCGATGTCGCAGGCCGTGCGTCTGCTCGGCGCCATGCAGCTGCCGTCGGAGACGCTGTCGCGCGTGCTGGCGCCGGTCGAGACCCGCCACGCCGAGGTCCTTTTCTATACGGGCTGCAACGTGCTGCGCACGCCGCACATCGTGCTCAACGTCATGGACATCCTCGACACGCTCGGCGTCGATTTCGACGTCGTCGGCGGCCCGTCGCATTGCTGCGGCGTCTACCAGTTCCTCGAGGCCGATCTGCCGACCTACGAGCGCGTCGGCCACCGCACCTTCGAGCGCTTCGGCAAATCCGGGGCGAAGCAGGTGCTGACGTGGTGTCCGACCTGCACCAAGAATTTCGACGAGCTAGAGGCCGATCCGGCGCCGCCGTCCTTCGATCTCGCCCATATCAGCGAGTTCCTCGCCGCCAGCCTCGACCGCCTGCGGCCGGCGTTCGTCGACCTGCCGCCGCGCCGCGCCGTGATCCACGAGCATCAGGGGATCGGCGCGTCGCTGGAGAGCGTGCGGGCATTGATGGGGGCGGTGCCGAACCTCACCGTCGTCGATTTCCCGCAGGACAGCGGCTTCTCGTACGCCTGCGGCGGCGTCGCGGCGAAGTACAAGGACCGCGAGCGGGCGATCCACGCCGCCGTCGCCGAGGGCGCGCGCGCCGCCGGCGCGGACCTCGTGGTCACGATGTACCATTCCTGCCACCGCGCGCTGGCCGGCGCCGGCGCGTCGCATCCCTTCGAGGTCGTGAACTTCACCGACGTGCTGGCGGAGGCGGTCGGCAAGGGCGGCCGCGCCGACTACTACAAGCAGTACAAGAGCGGCGGCGACATGGCAGAGGCCGTCGCGGCGGCGCGGCGCTTCTTGGAGAGCAACGGCGTGCGCGTCGACGCGCGCACCATCGGGTCGCTGACCGCCGACATCTTCGGCGAGACTGGAATAGCGGCGCCGGCGGACGATTTCCGCCGCGCGATGACCACCGTCGCGATCGGCGGCGGCTGA
- a CDS encoding cell division protein ZapA, whose product MPQVSVRIGARSFDLACGDGQEDRLHSLAADVDDVLTELRTQSPNSPEARLLVLAALMLADRAREARVQADAARAAIEAPRAERPEGELISLHELFSAVETRIETITRKVAAA is encoded by the coding sequence ATGCCCCAAGTTTCCGTTCGCATCGGCGCGCGTAGTTTCGACCTCGCGTGCGGCGATGGCCAGGAGGACCGCCTCCACTCGCTCGCGGCCGACGTCGACGACGTGCTGACCGAGTTGCGGACGCAGAGCCCGAACTCGCCGGAGGCGCGCCTGCTGGTGCTGGCGGCGCTGATGCTGGCGGACCGCGCGCGCGAGGCGCGCGTGCAGGCCGACGCCGCCCGCGCCGCGATCGAAGCGCCGCGCGCCGAGCGGCCGGAGGGCGAGTTGATCTCGCTGCACGAGCTGTTCTCGGCGGTCGAGACGCGGATCGAGACCATCACGCGCAAGGTCGCCGCCGCCTGA
- the gap gene encoding type I glyceraldehyde-3-phosphate dehydrogenase: MTVRVAINGFGRIGRNVLRAIIESGRKDIEVVGINDLGPVETNAHLMRFDSVHGRFPGEVKVDGDSIDVGRGKIKVTAERDPSKLPHKALGVEIALECTGFFTSKDAASAHLTAGAKRALVSAPADGADLTVVYGVNHDKLTKDHFVVSNASCTTNCLAPVAKVLNDLVGIENGFMTTIHAYTGDQPTLDTLHKDLYRARAAGLSMIPTSTGAAKAVGLVLPDLNGKLDGLSIRVPTPNVSVIDLKFVAKRKTDVKEINEAVRLAAANQLKGVLGWTDAPNVSIDFNHDPHSATFHMDQTKVMDGTFVRVMAWYDNEWGFSNRMSDTAVAMGKLG, from the coding sequence ATGACCGTCCGCGTCGCCATCAACGGCTTCGGCCGCATCGGCCGCAACGTGCTGCGCGCCATCATCGAGTCCGGCCGCAAGGACATCGAGGTCGTCGGCATCAACGATCTCGGCCCGGTCGAGACGAACGCGCATCTGATGCGCTTCGACTCGGTGCACGGCCGCTTCCCCGGCGAGGTCAAGGTCGACGGCGACTCGATCGACGTCGGCCGCGGCAAGATAAAGGTCACCGCCGAGCGCGATCCCTCCAAGCTGCCGCACAAGGCGCTGGGCGTCGAGATCGCGCTGGAGTGCACCGGCTTCTTCACGTCGAAGGACGCCGCCTCGGCGCACCTGACGGCCGGCGCCAAGCGCGCGCTGGTGTCGGCGCCCGCCGACGGCGCCGACCTCACGGTGGTCTACGGCGTCAACCACGACAAGCTGACCAAGGACCACTTCGTGGTCTCCAACGCCTCGTGCACGACCAACTGCCTGGCGCCGGTCGCCAAGGTGCTGAACGACCTCGTCGGCATCGAGAACGGCTTCATGACCACGATCCACGCCTACACCGGCGACCAGCCGACGCTCGACACGCTGCACAAGGATCTCTACCGCGCCCGCGCCGCCGGCCTGTCGATGATCCCGACCTCGACCGGCGCCGCCAAGGCCGTCGGCCTCGTGCTGCCGGATCTCAACGGCAAGCTCGACGGCTTGTCGATCCGCGTGCCGACCCCGAACGTCTCGGTGATCGACCTGAAGTTCGTCGCCAAGCGCAAGACGGACGTGAAGGAGATCAACGAGGCGGTGCGGCTCGCCGCGGCGAACCAGCTCAAGGGCGTCCTCGGCTGGACCGACGCGCCGAACGTCTCGATCGACTTCAACCACGATCCGCACTCCGCGACCTTCCACATGGACCAGACCAAGGTCATGGACGGCACCTTCGTGCGCGTGATGGCCTGGTACGACAACGAGTGGGGCTTCTCCAACCGCATGAGCGACACCGCCGTCGCCATGGGCAAGCTGGGCTGA
- a CDS encoding allantoinase PuuE — protein sequence MTSGIQRDFVGYGANPPDPKWPGGARVALNFVVNYEEGSEASIDDGDGHTETALTEASTSAAGMKGRDLGGESMFEYGSRVGFWRLHRAFVDRGLPLTMFACALALERNPEAAAAIRDAGFDICGHGWRWVRHFALTPDEEREHIRKAVESFKRTVGQAPAGWYCRYAPSVDTRRLLVEHGGFLYDSDSYADELPYWRTVSGRPHLVVPYTITNNDTKFAHNVANGEQWFGFVRDAFDTLYQEGATRPKMMSIGLHMRIAGHPARFAGLRRFLDHVARHDGVWIASRVDIARHWIATHPYPGKGLNE from the coding sequence ATGACATCCGGCATCCAACGCGACTTCGTCGGCTACGGCGCGAACCCGCCCGATCCGAAATGGCCCGGCGGCGCGCGCGTCGCGCTGAACTTCGTCGTCAACTACGAGGAGGGCTCGGAGGCCTCGATCGACGACGGCGACGGACACACCGAGACGGCTCTGACCGAGGCCAGTACCTCGGCCGCCGGCATGAAGGGCCGCGACCTCGGCGGCGAGAGCATGTTCGAGTACGGCAGCCGCGTCGGATTTTGGCGCCTGCACCGCGCCTTCGTCGACCGCGGCCTGCCGCTGACGATGTTCGCCTGCGCGCTGGCGCTGGAGCGCAATCCCGAGGCCGCGGCGGCGATCCGCGACGCCGGCTTCGACATCTGCGGCCACGGCTGGCGCTGGGTGCGCCATTTCGCGCTGACCCCCGACGAGGAACGCGAGCACATCCGCAAGGCCGTGGAGTCCTTCAAGCGCACCGTCGGCCAGGCGCCCGCCGGCTGGTACTGCCGCTACGCGCCCAGCGTCGACACCCGCCGCCTGCTGGTCGAGCATGGCGGCTTCCTCTACGATTCCGACTCCTACGCCGACGAACTGCCGTACTGGCGCACCGTGTCGGGCAGACCGCACCTGGTGGTGCCCTACACGATCACCAACAACGACACGAAATTCGCCCACAACGTCGCCAACGGCGAGCAGTGGTTCGGCTTCGTTCGCGACGCCTTCGACACGCTCTACCAGGAGGGCGCGACGCGGCCGAAGATGATGTCGATCGGCCTGCACATGCGCATCGCCGGCCACCCCGCCCGCTTCGCCGGCCTGCGGCGCTTCCTCGACCACGTCGCGCGCCACGACGGCGTCTGGATCGCCTCCCGCGTCGACATCGCGCGCCATTGGATCGCCACCCACCCCTACCCGGGCAAGGGCCTGAACGAATGA